The following proteins come from a genomic window of Natrinema saccharevitans:
- a CDS encoding DUF7525 family protein, whose product MATESETTDKGVGLALALGALAVIGALLMLVGAPEITAAWGFAAAVLFSSLAVVGIHLFSY is encoded by the coding sequence ATGGCTACGGAATCCGAAACGACGGACAAAGGCGTTGGACTGGCGCTCGCACTGGGTGCGCTCGCGGTGATCGGCGCGTTGCTGATGCTCGTCGGCGCACCGGAGATAACGGCGGCCTGGGGCTTCGCCGCGGCCGTTCTCTTTAGTTCGCTGGCGGTCGTCGGGATCCACCTCTTCTCCTACTGA
- a CDS encoding DUF6517 family protein, translated as MNRRTVIAGVGAAGLAGLSGCLGLLGMAEHESSPAGVTSEARAETDYEQTAIESLEIEREVGPTNETVTVTNYMTKHEKRVGIEGLGERRAAVFNVLTTPQVSILGRELNPVEEMSTEELVDLVRENYDGIDNVSHDEDAEVTILERSTTKSRYTADAEFDGRDVAVDVHVTEAVEAGDDLLVTIGVYPEPLQGQEAPNVVTLTEAVTTDVDEDASSGDSGDDNESGSDNESGSGDDSESDDGVLG; from the coding sequence ATGAATCGACGAACCGTCATCGCGGGAGTCGGCGCGGCGGGACTGGCCGGTCTGTCGGGCTGTCTGGGACTGCTCGGCATGGCCGAACACGAATCGTCGCCCGCGGGCGTCACGAGCGAGGCCCGCGCGGAGACCGACTACGAACAGACGGCCATCGAGTCGCTCGAGATCGAGCGCGAGGTCGGCCCCACGAACGAAACCGTCACCGTCACGAACTACATGACCAAACACGAGAAGCGAGTCGGAATTGAGGGGCTCGGCGAGCGCCGCGCCGCCGTCTTCAACGTGTTGACGACCCCGCAGGTCAGCATCCTCGGCCGGGAGCTCAACCCCGTCGAGGAGATGTCGACCGAGGAACTCGTCGATCTCGTCCGGGAGAACTACGACGGCATCGACAACGTCTCCCACGACGAGGACGCCGAGGTCACGATCCTCGAGCGGTCGACGACCAAGTCGCGGTACACCGCCGACGCGGAGTTCGACGGCCGAGACGTCGCGGTCGACGTTCACGTCACCGAGGCCGTCGAGGCCGGCGACGACCTGCTCGTGACGATCGGAGTCTATCCCGAGCCCCTCCAAGGGCAGGAAGCACCGAACGTGGTGACGCTCACCGAGGCGGTGACCACCGACGTCGACGAGGACGCCTCGAGCGGCGACTCCGGTGACGACAACGAATCCGGGTCCGACAACGAGTCGGGTTCCGGCGACGATTCGGAGAGCGACGACGGCGTCCTCGGCTGA
- a CDS encoding SRPBCC family protein: MTVRVDRSFDVPASPERVWEFIADPSNRARAISVVEEYTVDGADGRRVTWQVSLPIPLVRKTVTVNTEDVTRRPPEYVEFAGKSKVMDVTGEHEIVETDDGTRLENHFVVDGKLPGVEKFFKRNLDSELRNLQRALERDLQTTQ, from the coding sequence ATGACTGTACGTGTCGACCGGTCGTTCGACGTGCCCGCGTCGCCCGAGCGGGTCTGGGAGTTCATCGCCGACCCGTCGAACCGCGCCCGGGCGATCAGCGTCGTCGAGGAGTACACCGTCGACGGCGCGGACGGCCGACGGGTGACCTGGCAGGTGTCGCTGCCCATTCCGCTCGTGCGCAAGACCGTGACGGTCAACACCGAAGACGTCACCCGGCGACCGCCCGAGTACGTCGAGTTCGCCGGCAAATCGAAAGTGATGGACGTCACCGGCGAACACGAGATCGTCGAGACCGACGACGGGACGCGCCTCGAGAACCACTTCGTCGTCGACGGCAAACTCCCCGGCGTCGAGAAGTTCTTCAAGCGCAACCTCGACTCGGAACTGCGGAACCTCCAGCGAGCCCTCGAGCGGGACTTGCAGACGACACAGTAA
- a CDS encoding carbon-nitrogen family hydrolase gives MCIETDADRDGGESEDSLSIALAQIRVEAGEVEANVDRALAAIARAADRGADLVALPELFNVGYFAFDLYARNAEPFAGETFGRLREAAADHDVAVLAGTIVEDLAATESVPTPADDGLANTAALFDSDGELQLVYRKHHLFGYESAESELLVPGQRLGTATIGGLTVGVTTCYDLRFPELYRRLVDDGVELVLVPSAWPYPRIEHWQTLSRARAIENQAYVATINGAGEFDDATLLGRSSVYDPWGVSLASSGDQPALVTAEVDPATVASVREEFPALRDRRL, from the coding sequence ATGTGTATCGAGACGGACGCCGATCGCGACGGCGGTGAGTCCGAGGACTCGCTGTCGATCGCGCTCGCACAGATTCGCGTCGAGGCGGGCGAGGTCGAAGCCAACGTCGACCGCGCGCTGGCGGCGATCGCTCGCGCCGCCGACCGCGGCGCGGACCTCGTGGCCCTGCCGGAACTGTTCAACGTGGGCTACTTCGCGTTCGATCTCTACGCGCGCAACGCCGAGCCGTTCGCGGGCGAGACGTTCGGCCGGCTCCGCGAGGCTGCAGCCGACCACGACGTCGCCGTCCTCGCGGGGACCATCGTCGAGGACCTCGCCGCGACCGAGAGCGTCCCCACGCCGGCCGACGACGGCCTCGCGAACACCGCCGCCCTGTTCGATTCCGACGGGGAGTTGCAGCTCGTCTACCGAAAACACCACCTCTTCGGCTACGAGTCCGCGGAGTCCGAACTGCTGGTTCCCGGCCAGCGCCTCGGGACGGCGACGATCGGCGGCCTGACCGTCGGCGTGACGACCTGTTACGACCTGCGGTTCCCGGAACTCTACCGGCGGCTGGTCGACGACGGCGTCGAGTTGGTGTTGGTCCCCAGCGCGTGGCCCTACCCCCGCATCGAACACTGGCAGACGCTCTCGCGGGCCCGTGCCATCGAGAATCAGGCCTACGTCGCGACGATCAACGGGGCCGGCGAGTTCGACGATGCGACCCTGCTGGGTCGCTCGAGCGTCTACGACCCCTGGGGCGTGTCGCTGGCCTCGAGCGGGGACCAGCCGGCGCTGGTCACGGCCGAGGTCGATCCGGCGACGGTCGCGTCGGTCCGCGAGGAGTTCCCCGCGTTGCGGGACCGACGGCTGTGA
- a CDS encoding DUF7544 domain-containing protein, translating into MYAIDDLSDAIDVTREFLTPIRPWMWLKLALLLFFIGGVGFGNPVFSGGGGGVSDEGTAVDPGTVDVGEWLPILIVVAVAVLLVGLAFLLLGSIFEFTFLESLRSGEVHVRRYTKRNVGHGVQLFGFRVVLGLIATAAIGLPVAAVFLSGSDAVSLAMIVVVILVAFPVGLAYAVISRFTTVFIAPTMLQEDLGVVAAWRRFWPTLSGNWAEYLVYLLLVWLLQLVFAFAIGIALFILAIPIVIVLFVLLFIPFLNLLVLLVAIPLLVVLVLLVQVPVVVYLRYYALLMLGDTDPGLDLIPDRRATIRGGGPGTGDSWETPDDRGDGEPRDERDDRGPADDDLWDDDSESFDSRWDESDSDDSSGWGDRNGSDGGDGDESDDDGDDWGDSSGSDEDDDRDDRGGW; encoded by the coding sequence ATGTATGCCATCGACGACCTGAGCGACGCGATCGACGTGACCCGCGAGTTCCTGACGCCGATCCGCCCCTGGATGTGGCTCAAGCTCGCCTTGCTACTCTTTTTCATCGGCGGCGTCGGGTTCGGTAACCCCGTCTTTTCCGGCGGCGGTGGCGGTGTCAGCGACGAGGGGACGGCGGTTGATCCGGGCACCGTCGACGTCGGCGAGTGGCTCCCCATACTCATCGTCGTCGCCGTTGCCGTCCTCCTCGTCGGACTCGCGTTCTTGCTGCTCGGATCGATCTTCGAGTTCACGTTCCTCGAGTCGCTGCGCTCCGGGGAGGTACACGTCCGTCGGTACACGAAGCGCAACGTCGGGCACGGCGTTCAACTGTTCGGATTTCGGGTCGTCCTCGGGCTGATCGCGACCGCAGCGATCGGGCTCCCGGTGGCCGCAGTTTTCCTCTCGGGGTCGGACGCCGTCTCGCTGGCGATGATCGTCGTTGTGATCCTCGTCGCGTTCCCCGTCGGTCTGGCCTACGCCGTCATCAGCCGGTTCACGACGGTCTTTATCGCGCCGACGATGCTGCAGGAGGACCTCGGCGTCGTCGCCGCCTGGAGGCGGTTCTGGCCGACGCTGTCGGGCAACTGGGCGGAGTATCTCGTCTACCTCCTGCTGGTCTGGCTCCTGCAGTTGGTCTTCGCCTTCGCGATCGGTATCGCGCTGTTCATCCTGGCGATTCCGATCGTGATCGTCCTCTTCGTTCTCCTGTTCATTCCGTTTCTGAACCTGCTCGTTCTGCTGGTCGCGATTCCGCTGCTCGTGGTACTCGTCCTGTTGGTCCAGGTGCCGGTCGTCGTCTACCTGCGCTACTACGCCTTGCTCATGCTTGGCGATACCGACCCGGGCCTCGATCTGATCCCCGACCGACGGGCGACGATTCGCGGTGGCGGCCCGGGTACCGGCGACTCCTGGGAGACGCCCGACGATCGAGGCGACGGCGAACCTCGGGACGAACGCGACGACCGCGGGCCCGCCGACGACGACCTGTGGGACGATGACTCGGAATCGTTCGACAGTCGCTGGGACGAGTCGGATTCCGACGACTCGAGCGGTTGGGGCGACCGAAACGGGTCGGACGGCGGTGACGGAGACGAATCCGACGACGACGGCGACGACTGGGGCGACTCGAGCGGATCGGACGAGGACGACGATCGAGACGACCGGGGCGGCTGGTAA
- a CDS encoding DUF7123 family protein, producing the protein MTDYSDEEQRILSYLRESAARGEQYFRAKNIADAIGLSSKQVGARLPHLAEKADEVDIEKWGRARSTTWRVTTS; encoded by the coding sequence ATGACGGACTACTCCGACGAAGAGCAACGGATCCTCTCGTATCTCCGCGAGAGCGCGGCCCGCGGCGAACAGTACTTCCGGGCGAAGAACATCGCGGACGCGATCGGACTCTCGTCGAAACAGGTCGGCGCTCGGCTCCCGCACCTCGCGGAGAAAGCCGACGAAGTCGACATCGAGAAGTGGGGTCGTGCCCGGTCGACGACCTGGCGAGTCACCACCAGTTGA
- a CDS encoding acyl-CoA dehydrogenase family protein: MAADLPDEHRMIRKTVRDFCESEIEPIAQEIEDEHRFPTEVFDQLAALDMMGVPIDEDYGGLGGDTLMYALVAEELGRVSGAVGLSYVAHTSLASKPIEQFGTEAQKERWLRPLAEGESLGGWALTEPESGSDASDMDTRARKEGDEWVLNGTKQFITNASEAGAILVKAVTDPDAGYDGISTFIVDPDDDGFEVTTVWEKLGLNASPTCEIAFDDVRLPADRLLGEEGDGWDQTKTTLDGGRISIAALSTGLAQGAYEHAKAYSQEREQFGQPICEFDAIRDTIVDMHRKTERARLLTRQAARTYDRGEPVTRESALAKLEASEAAREVAEDAVQVLGGYGYTTDFAPQRFYRDAKLMEIGEGTSEIQHLVIGRELGL, from the coding sequence ATGGCCGCCGATCTGCCCGACGAACACCGGATGATCCGGAAGACCGTCAGGGACTTCTGCGAAAGCGAGATCGAGCCGATCGCCCAGGAGATCGAGGACGAGCACCGGTTCCCGACCGAGGTCTTCGACCAGTTGGCCGCGCTCGATATGATGGGGGTGCCGATCGACGAGGACTACGGGGGGCTCGGTGGCGACACGCTGATGTACGCGCTGGTCGCGGAGGAACTGGGACGGGTCTCCGGGGCCGTCGGCCTTTCTTACGTGGCGCACACGTCGCTGGCCTCGAAGCCCATCGAGCAGTTCGGGACCGAGGCACAGAAGGAGCGCTGGCTGCGGCCGCTGGCCGAGGGCGAGTCCCTCGGCGGGTGGGCGCTGACCGAACCCGAGAGCGGTTCGGACGCGTCGGACATGGACACCCGGGCCCGGAAAGAGGGAGATGAATGGGTGCTGAACGGGACCAAGCAGTTCATCACGAACGCCTCCGAGGCAGGTGCGATCCTCGTCAAGGCCGTCACGGATCCCGACGCGGGCTACGACGGCATCTCGACGTTCATCGTCGACCCCGACGACGACGGCTTCGAGGTGACGACCGTCTGGGAGAAGCTGGGACTCAACGCCTCGCCGACCTGCGAGATCGCGTTCGACGACGTTCGCCTCCCCGCGGACCGGCTGCTCGGTGAGGAAGGCGACGGCTGGGACCAGACCAAGACGACCTTGGACGGCGGCCGCATCTCGATCGCCGCGCTCTCGACCGGGCTCGCACAGGGTGCCTACGAACACGCGAAGGCCTACAGCCAGGAGCGCGAGCAGTTCGGGCAGCCGATCTGTGAGTTCGACGCGATCCGGGACACGATCGTGGACATGCACCGCAAGACCGAGCGGGCGCGGCTCCTGACCCGACAGGCTGCCCGGACGTACGACCGAGGCGAGCCCGTCACCAGGGAATCGGCCCTCGCGAAACTCGAGGCCAGCGAGGCCGCTCGAGAGGTCGCCGAGGACGCCGTGCAGGTGCTTGGCGGCTACGGCTACACGACCGACTTCGCTCCCCAGCGGTTCTACCGCGACGCGAAGCTGATGGAGATCGGAGAGGGAACCAGCGAGATTCAGCACCTGGTGATCGGGCGCGAACTCGGGCTGTAG
- a CDS encoding aldehyde dehydrogenase family protein: protein MSQQVTEQVHGHYIGGEWTDAGRSPASSRTESDDDGSGDTFASENPATGETLATFRRGTEAEVDRALEAADAAFDEWRALSYIDRAEYLWEIYHELRERHEELGEIVSRECGKEISEGKADVTEAWHMVEWAAGNARHPHGDVVPSEIGSKDAYMRRKPRGVVGCITPWNFPVAIPFWHMAIALVEGNTVVWKPAEQTPWCAQIIAEMFEDSGIPDGVFNMVQGFGDAGAAITDDERVDTVLFTGSAEVGHEIADKVGGEPGKLAACEMGGKNGIVVTEEADLDIAVHAAVMSSFKTTGQRCVSSERLIVHTDVYDEFKERFVDIAEDVAVGDPLEESTFMGPAIEADHVEKIRRHNELAREEGANVLVDRFELEAEEIPEGHAEGHWVGPFVYEIDYESDLRCLNEECFGPHVALLEYSGTIEDAVEIHNDTPYGLAGAIISEDYRQLNYFRDRADVGLAYANLPCIGAEVQLPFGGVKKSGNGYPSAREAIEAVTERTAWTMNNADEIEMAQGLSADIKTSED from the coding sequence ATGAGCCAGCAAGTCACTGAGCAAGTACACGGCCACTACATCGGCGGCGAGTGGACCGACGCGGGACGGAGTCCCGCGAGCAGTCGGACGGAGTCCGACGACGACGGCTCGGGCGACACCTTCGCGAGCGAGAACCCCGCGACCGGCGAGACGCTGGCGACGTTCCGTCGCGGGACGGAAGCCGAGGTCGATCGGGCCCTCGAGGCCGCGGACGCGGCGTTCGACGAGTGGCGCGCGCTGTCTTACATCGACCGGGCGGAGTACCTCTGGGAGATTTACCACGAGCTGCGCGAGCGCCACGAGGAACTCGGCGAGATCGTCTCGAGGGAGTGTGGCAAGGAGATTTCGGAAGGGAAAGCGGACGTGACCGAGGCCTGGCACATGGTCGAGTGGGCGGCGGGCAACGCCCGACACCCACACGGCGACGTGGTCCCCTCCGAGATCGGGAGCAAGGACGCGTACATGCGCCGCAAGCCCCGGGGCGTCGTCGGCTGTATCACGCCCTGGAACTTCCCGGTCGCGATCCCGTTCTGGCACATGGCCATCGCGCTGGTGGAGGGCAACACGGTCGTCTGGAAGCCCGCCGAACAGACCCCGTGGTGTGCCCAGATCATCGCCGAGATGTTCGAGGACAGCGGGATTCCCGACGGCGTCTTCAACATGGTTCAGGGCTTCGGCGACGCCGGTGCGGCGATCACCGACGACGAGCGCGTCGACACCGTCCTCTTTACCGGCTCGGCCGAAGTCGGTCACGAGATCGCCGACAAAGTCGGCGGCGAGCCCGGTAAGCTCGCGGCCTGCGAGATGGGCGGCAAGAACGGGATCGTCGTCACCGAGGAAGCTGATCTCGACATTGCCGTCCACGCGGCGGTCATGTCCAGCTTCAAGACGACCGGCCAGCGCTGTGTCTCCTCCGAGCGCCTGATCGTCCACACCGATGTCTACGACGAGTTCAAAGAACGGTTCGTCGATATCGCCGAAGACGTCGCCGTCGGCGACCCGCTCGAGGAGTCGACGTTCATGGGGCCGGCGATCGAGGCCGACCACGTCGAGAAGATCCGCCGGCACAACGAACTCGCGCGCGAGGAGGGCGCGAACGTGCTGGTCGATCGATTCGAACTCGAGGCCGAGGAGATTCCCGAGGGCCACGCGGAGGGCCACTGGGTCGGCCCGTTCGTCTACGAGATCGACTACGAGTCCGACCTGCGCTGTCTGAACGAGGAGTGTTTCGGCCCCCACGTCGCCCTCCTCGAGTACTCGGGGACGATCGAGGACGCCGTCGAGATCCACAACGACACGCCCTACGGGCTGGCGGGGGCGATCATCTCGGAGGATTACCGCCAACTCAACTACTTCCGGGACCGCGCCGACGTGGGGCTCGCGTACGCGAACCTGCCGTGTATCGGCGCGGAGGTCCAACTGCCGTTCGGCGGCGTCAAGAAATCCGGGAACGGCTATCCCAGCGCCCGCGAGGCGATCGAGGCCGTCACCGAACGCACCGCCTGGACGATGAACAACGCCGACGAGATCGAGATGGCACAGGGGCTATCGGCCGATATCAAGACTTCCGAGGACTGA
- a CDS encoding RIO1 family regulatory kinase/ATPase domain-containing protein: protein MDIRRLARGTVEWGRIERVVRTLADRYDRESVRVEFLEADNWLSTPCVIDDEWFVKIVSRQNALVHAVLTTGRNVGAFSSGTEGFFDRFDTPREMVEHEYEATLRMREIGVNAPRPIDAFEVNGLGVLVLEYLPEFRSLDAVDDDAVAERAPELFGMLATLHDHGLAHGDLRAENILLCDGEFYFIDATNVHDDRVDETTAYDLACALAVLEPRIGPRAAVDAAATAYGPDALLAAREFLDFVRLRPDHEFDSTTLRSELEKAAELGGA, encoded by the coding sequence ATGGACATCCGCCGGCTCGCACGAGGGACCGTCGAGTGGGGCCGCATCGAACGTGTCGTCCGCACGCTGGCGGATCGCTACGACCGCGAGTCGGTCCGCGTCGAGTTCCTCGAGGCTGACAACTGGCTGTCGACGCCCTGCGTGATCGACGACGAGTGGTTCGTCAAGATCGTCTCCCGGCAGAACGCCCTGGTACACGCCGTGTTGACGACCGGCCGGAACGTCGGTGCCTTCTCCTCGGGCACCGAGGGCTTCTTCGATCGGTTCGACACCCCCCGGGAGATGGTCGAACACGAGTACGAGGCCACCCTCCGGATGCGCGAAATCGGCGTCAACGCCCCCCGGCCGATCGATGCCTTCGAGGTCAACGGGCTGGGCGTCCTCGTTCTCGAGTACCTCCCGGAGTTCCGGTCGCTCGATGCCGTCGACGACGACGCCGTCGCCGAGCGCGCGCCGGAGCTGTTCGGCATGCTCGCGACGCTGCACGACCACGGGCTGGCCCACGGCGATCTGCGGGCCGAGAACATCCTGCTGTGTGACGGCGAATTCTACTTCATCGACGCGACCAACGTTCACGACGACCGCGTCGACGAGACGACCGCCTACGATCTGGCCTGTGCGCTCGCGGTCCTCGAGCCCCGGATCGGGCCTCGAGCGGCCGTCGACGCCGCCGCGACGGCCTACGGGCCCGACGCCTTGCTCGCCGCACGGGAGTTCCTCGACTTCGTCCGGCTCCGGCCCGACCACGAGTTCGACTCGACGACGCTGCGCAGCGAACTCGAGAAGGCGGCCGAGCTGGGCGGGGCCTGA
- the glmU gene encoding bifunctional sugar-1-phosphate nucleotidylyltransferase/acetyltransferase, translating to MKAVVLAAGQGTRMRPLSESVPKPMLPVADRPLAAHTVDAAIEAGADEIVLVIGYEGETVRDYFGPEYRGVPVSYAVQERQAGTADAVNAARDHLEGPFAVLNGDNLYDPAAIDRLFDACPAVCAIEVAKPSNYGVLSTEPGHDGRVTEIVEKPAEPPTNLANAGAYAFPAAAREWLEVPASERGEHEITDVVARVIEEFDVTPITLERWLDVGRPWELLEANEWKLAALERRIDGDVNDDAHLEGRVVVEEGATVEPGVVIEGPALIRESAEVGPNAYVRGATLIGRDAEIGHSVEVKNSVVSRGTSVSHLSYVGDSVLGRNVNVGAGTNVANLRHDDADIRFTVKGERVSTGRRKFGVVAGDGVKTGINTSLTPGLRLEGGATTRPGEAVERDR from the coding sequence ATGAAGGCAGTCGTTCTCGCGGCGGGCCAGGGAACCCGAATGCGACCGCTGTCGGAATCGGTGCCGAAGCCGATGCTGCCGGTCGCGGACCGCCCGCTCGCGGCACACACCGTCGACGCGGCGATCGAGGCTGGGGCCGACGAGATCGTCCTCGTGATCGGCTACGAGGGCGAGACCGTCCGGGACTACTTCGGCCCCGAGTACCGCGGCGTCCCCGTCTCCTACGCCGTTCAGGAGCGACAGGCCGGGACCGCCGACGCCGTCAACGCCGCCCGCGACCACCTCGAGGGCCCCTTCGCCGTCCTCAACGGCGACAACCTCTACGATCCGGCGGCGATCGACCGGCTGTTCGACGCCTGTCCGGCCGTCTGTGCCATCGAGGTCGCGAAACCGTCCAACTACGGCGTCCTGAGTACCGAGCCCGGCCACGACGGTCGCGTCACCGAGATCGTCGAGAAGCCCGCCGAGCCGCCGACGAACCTCGCCAACGCCGGGGCCTACGCCTTCCCCGCCGCGGCTCGGGAGTGGCTCGAGGTCCCCGCCAGTGAGCGCGGCGAACACGAGATCACCGACGTCGTCGCGCGGGTGATCGAGGAGTTCGACGTGACGCCGATCACCTTGGAGCGGTGGCTCGACGTCGGCCGCCCCTGGGAACTGCTCGAAGCGAACGAGTGGAAGCTCGCCGCCCTCGAGCGCCGGATCGACGGCGACGTGAACGACGACGCCCACCTCGAGGGACGGGTCGTCGTCGAGGAAGGCGCGACCGTCGAGCCCGGCGTCGTGATCGAGGGGCCGGCACTGATCCGCGAGAGTGCTGAAGTCGGGCCCAACGCCTACGTCCGCGGCGCGACGCTGATCGGCCGGGACGCCGAGATCGGGCACTCGGTCGAAGTGAAAAACAGCGTCGTCTCGCGGGGCACCTCGGTAAGCCACCTCTCCTACGTCGGCGACAGCGTCCTCGGTCGGAACGTCAACGTCGGCGCGGGGACGAACGTCGCCAATCTCCGACACGACGACGCCGACATCCGGTTCACCGTCAAGGGCGAGCGCGTCTCGACCGGCCGCCGGAAGTTCGGCGTCGTCGCCGGCGACGGCGTCAAGACCGGCATCAACACGAGCCTCACGCCGGGGCTGAGACTCGAGGGCGGCGCGACCACGCGGCCCGGCGAAGCAGTCGAGCGGGATCGATAG
- a CDS encoding Glu/Leu/Phe/Val family dehydrogenase encodes MSDEANPFESLQSQIDDAAAHLDVGDDVIERLKHPERVLETNLTIERDDGDLERFKAFRSQFNGDRGPYKGGIRYHPGVSRDEVKALSGWMTYKTAIVDIPLGGGKGGIIVDPDDYSESELERLTRSFAKELRPMVGEDRDVPAPDVNTGQREMNWIKDTYETLENTSEPGVVTGKALDSGGSEGRVDATGRSTVIAAREAFDYLDKDLEGATVAVQGYGNAGWIAARLIDEMGATVVAASDSSGGIYNPDGFDPVAAKDHKNETGSVVGFEGGEEEITNDDVLTLDVDLLIPAALENAIDADLAEAVEADVISEAANGPLTPAADEVLEDKDVFVIPDILANAGGVTVSYFEWVQNRQRFYWSEQRVNEELEGIIVDAFDALVESYEEHDLENPRTAAYVVAVQRVADAFEEAGSWP; translated from the coding sequence ATGTCTGACGAAGCCAATCCGTTCGAAAGCCTGCAGTCACAGATCGACGACGCTGCAGCGCACCTCGACGTCGGCGACGACGTGATCGAGCGCCTCAAACACCCCGAACGGGTCCTCGAGACGAACCTCACGATCGAACGCGACGACGGCGATCTGGAACGGTTCAAGGCCTTCCGTTCGCAGTTCAACGGCGACCGCGGCCCGTACAAGGGCGGTATCCGTTATCACCCGGGCGTCTCCCGCGACGAGGTCAAGGCCCTGTCGGGCTGGATGACGTACAAGACCGCGATCGTCGATATCCCCCTCGGCGGCGGGAAAGGCGGCATCATCGTCGATCCGGACGACTACTCCGAGAGCGAACTCGAGCGACTCACCCGCTCGTTCGCGAAGGAACTCCGGCCCATGGTCGGCGAGGACCGCGACGTGCCCGCGCCCGACGTGAACACGGGTCAGCGGGAGATGAACTGGATCAAAGACACCTACGAGACTCTCGAGAACACGTCGGAACCGGGCGTCGTGACGGGAAAGGCGCTCGACTCCGGCGGCAGCGAGGGCCGGGTCGACGCGACCGGGCGCTCGACCGTCATCGCCGCCCGCGAGGCCTTCGACTACCTCGATAAGGACCTCGAGGGCGCGACCGTCGCGGTGCAGGGCTACGGGAACGCCGGTTGGATCGCCGCTCGACTGATCGACGAGATGGGCGCGACCGTCGTCGCCGCCAGCGACTCGAGCGGCGGGATCTACAACCCCGACGGCTTCGATCCGGTCGCGGCGAAGGATCACAAAAACGAGACCGGAAGCGTCGTCGGCTTCGAGGGCGGGGAGGAGGAGATCACCAACGACGACGTCCTCACCCTCGACGTCGATCTGCTGATCCCCGCGGCCCTCGAGAACGCGATCGACGCCGACCTCGCGGAAGCCGTCGAGGCCGACGTCATCTCGGAGGCCGCAAACGGGCCGCTGACGCCCGCGGCCGACGAAGTCCTCGAGGACAAGGACGTGTTCGTCATCCCCGATATCCTCGCGAACGCGGGCGGCGTCACCGTCTCCTACTTCGAGTGGGTTCAAAACCGCCAGCGCTTCTACTGGTCCGAGCAGCGGGTCAACGAGGAACTCGAGGGAATCATCGTCGACGCGTTCGATGCACTGGTCGAGAGCTACGAGGAACACGACCTCGAGAACCCCCGAACCGCGGCCTACGTCGTCGCGGTCCAGCGGGTCGCCGACGCCTTCGAGGAAGCCGGCAGCTGGCCCTGA